One genomic window of Arachis hypogaea cultivar Tifrunner chromosome 8, arahy.Tifrunner.gnm2.J5K5, whole genome shotgun sequence includes the following:
- the LOC112707419 gene encoding probable bifunctional methylthioribulose-1-phosphate dehydratase/enolase-phosphatase E1, producing MAAAPAVTALNGLKVTQAYLEGKAVKETKVLMAELCRQFYTLGWVSGTGGSIAFKVHDDSIPKSQQLILMSPSGVQKERMEPEDMYVLSHNGSVLSAPSAKPYPHKPPKCSDSSPVFLKAYELRDAGAVIHSHGIESCLVTMINPLSKEFRITHMEMIKGIKGHGYYDELVVPIIENTAYEYELTDSLAKAIEAYPKSTAVLVRNHGVYVWGDTWISAKTQTECYHYLFDAAIKLHQMGLDWSAPNHGPIQSARSSLRIAGESNFSVKAKKDNGDTDPFPRCIVLDIEGTTTPISFVSEVLFPYARDNVGRHLSLTYDTPDTQNDIKLLRSQVESDLEQGVPGAVPIPSDDAGKEEVIAALVANVDAMIKADRKITALKELQGHIWRTGYEKDELEGIVYDDVPEALEKWHALGIKVYIYSSGSRLAQRLIFGKTNHGDLRKYLSGFFDTTVGNKKETRSYVEISESLGVDKPSDILFVTDVYQEATAAKGAGLEAVISIRPGNGPLPENHGFKTIKSFSEI from the exons aTGGCGGCAGCACCTGCAGTAACTGCCCTGAACGGGTTGAAGGTGACGCAAGCATACCTGGAAGGGAAGGCAGTTAAGGAAACAAAAGTTCTCATGGCCGAACTCTGCCGCCAATTCTACACCCTCGGATGGGTCTCTGGGACAGGTGGCAGCATCGCCTTCAAGGTCCACGATGACTCCATTCCCAAGTCTCAACAACTCATACTCATGTCCCCTTCTG GTGTTCAGAAGGAAAGAATGGAACCGGAGGACATGTATGTGTTGTCGCACAATGGATCAGTCTTGTCTGCCCCATCTGCCAAACCTTACCCGCACAAGCCTCCCAAGTGTTCTGATTCTAGTCCAGTGTTCTTGAAG GCATATGAGTTGCGGGATGCTGGGGCTGTTATTCACAGTCACGGGATAGAATCTTGTCTTGTAACAATGATCAATCCTCTATCAAAGGAATTTCGA ATCACTCACATGGAAATGATAAAAGGAATCAAGGGACATGGTTATTATGATGAACTTGTGGTCCCCATAATTGAGAACACGGCCTATGAATATGAGCTCACAGATTCTCTAGCTAAAGCT ATTGAAGCCTACCCAAAATCAACAGCAGTTCTTGTTCGCAACCATGGGGTATATGTTTGGGGAGATACATGGATCAGTGCTAAAACCCAG aCTGAGTGTTATCACTACCTCTTTGATGCTGCTATAAAACTTCACCAAATGGGATTAGACTGGTCCGCTCCAAACCATGGTCCAATACAAAGTGCAAGAAGTAGTCTAAGGATTGCCGGGGAGTCAAACTTTTCAGTTAAGGCAAAGAAAGATAATGGTGATACTGATCCATTCCCA CGTTGCATTGTTCTCGACATTGAAGGAACTACTACACCCATATCATTTGTTTCAGAAGTTCTCTTTCCATATGCCCGTGATAATGTTGGGAGGCATCTATCTCTGACATATGATACTCCCGATACTCAAAATGATATCAAGTTGCTTCGTTCGCAG GTTGAAAGTGACCTTGAACAAGGGGTTCCAGGTGCGGTGCCTATCCCCTCTGATGATGCTGGAAAAGAGGAAGTCATTGCAGCTCTAGTTGCTAATGTGGATGCCATGATCAAAGCTGATAGAAAGATCACTGCCCTGAAAGAGTTGCAG GGTCATATATGGCGAACTGGTTATGAGAAGGACGAACTGGAGGGAATAGTTTATGATGATGTACCAGAAGCCCTAGAAAAATGGCACGCCTTGGGCATAAAG GTATACATATATTCTAGTGGTAGCAGGTTGGCGCAAAGGCTAATATTTGGAAAAACTAACCATGGGGACCTAAGAAAATACTTATCTGGGTTTTTTGACACCACAGTGGG GAACAAAAAGGAGACACGTAGTTATGTTGAAATTTCTGAGTCACTTGGCGTTGATAAACCATCAGATATTTTATTTGTCACTGATGTCTATCAAGAAGCTACAGCTGCTAAGGGAGCAG GTTTGGAGGCTGTCATTTCAATTCGACCCGGAAATGGACCCCTCCCTGAAAATCATGGATTCAAGACAATCAAATCATTTTCGGAGATCTAA